CagcatttgttttgattttagaAAAGTGGGTTTCTTCAATATTTTTTTACTTAGACTAGGGCTTGTGTTTTCATCTCAGTGGTTCATGTCTCACATGATTATGCATGTTTTCATATTTTCGCATAATACAAggcaattgtaaaaaaaatatatatatatttattgtttTTAAACAAAGTTCATACAAAATTGTATACTCCAGCTATACATTTCCTCAAAAGGCACAGGTAATCATCAATAACACAATCAAATACTTCAAGGCTTTTACATTTCAAGTATTCTTGGCAGCATGCGATAACAACTTTTGTCATTTTTTTCTTGATGTCAAACAACTACTTCATATGTCAAATATATGACATAAGAAAGTCTTTGGACACAGTCCATTGTGCTTATTTCATGAGCTTGATATGTCGGAGAACAAAAACAAACAGTAGTCAGAGCTCCGTGTCACTAATAGCAGTCGATCTCCAGTGCTTTGTGAGGGAAGTCTGATTTTAGTAGAACCAGACATAGTCTAGGCAAGTAGGCAACAGGCACAGAGTGGGCAGCACTGGCAGTAAATGGCATCAGGACAGTGGGGAGCAGCCAGCCTCTTCATGCTTGGAGAGCAGAGATATCCTGGAGAAGGTTTTGGAGCAACTCTTGCACTGGTATTTCTTGATGTCAGAGTGTGTCTGTAGGTGTGCTCGGAGGTTGGAGCGGTCAGCAAACGCCCTGCTGCAGTGTGGGCAGGAGAAGGGCTTCTCACCTGAAAAAAGGAATTGATCAACTCAGAGCCCTAGTGGGTAACTGAATATGGGACGGTGTGAAGTCTAGCTCAATTCATGAAGCAGGTGAATAAAGGTAAAAAGTGTTGCCGGCTGTACATTACTCTGTCCGTACCTGTATGTGTGCGAATGTGTCCCTGGAGCAGCCAAGGCCTGGAGAAGGCCTTCCCACAGAGCTTGCAGAcgcagggaagtgtgtgtgttcgGATATGCATCTTCAGAGCTCCCAGACTCACGTACTCCTTGTCACAGTACTTGCAACAGAAGTACTTGTGACACTGCCACTCACAGTGCAACTGCCTGTGCTTGGCCAGCCCAGAGAAGGTGAAGTAGGCTTTGTGGCAGTCAAAGCATTCAAAGCGCTCCTGACTAACACCAGAGTGGACAAGGCCCAGGAGGGGATTAGGCATGCTGCCCCTCTCCTCCAGGTGTCTGAAGTCCTCTGAGAGCAGGAAGGTCTGGGGTTCCATGGTTCCCAGGGACTTAAGTCCAGACTGTGAGTCTCTTAGCGAATTGTTGTGAGACACTGACAGGGGGTAGGTGATTTCCTGTGTTGAGCTATGCAGGGACAAGCTGGTGTCCCTTGAAGGCAGCCTGTCTACCTTGGGAGAGGGCATGGAGGCTGGTGTGGGGATGAGACTTGGCCCTGGCAGCCAACCCTCCAGGGGCTGAGGAGTGCTAGGGATGTAACAGGGTACCTCAAGCTGGACCAGGCTGGTGTGGAGTGCTGTAATGACACAAACACCATT
This region of Salmo trutta chromosome 29, fSalTru1.1, whole genome shotgun sequence genomic DNA includes:
- the LOC115167743 gene encoding zinc finger protein SNAI2-like, translating into MIKMPRSFLVKKHLTNKKPNYGILDSKADALHTSLVQLEVPCYIPSTPQPLEGWLPGPSLIPTPASMPSPKVDRLPSRDTSLSLHSSTQEITYPLSVSHNNSLRDSQSGLKSLGTMEPQTFLLSEDFRHLEERGSMPNPLLGLVHSGVSQERFECFDCHKAYFTFSGLAKHRQLHCEWQCHKYFCCKYCDKEYVSLGALKMHIRTHTLPCVCKLCGKAFSRPWLLQGHIRTHTGEKPFSCPHCSRAFADRSNLRAHLQTHSDIKKYQCKSCSKTFSRISLLSKHEEAGCSPLS